A genomic region of Brevibacillus sp. JNUCC-41 contains the following coding sequences:
- the xerC gene encoding tyrosine recombinase XerC has translation MINQKKALSSFIEYLQIEKNSSQYTIENYKRDIHEFFLFLNEQGIEDITSVEYLDVRLYLTNLYEKNLSKRTVARKTSCLRSLYRFLLREGDVKDNPFSLASLPKKDQRLPRFLYEKEMNQLFSTLKKDSPIGIRNNALLELLYATGIRVSECCEIKLQDIDLSLGTVLIHGKGKKDRYVPVGSYAQEAIDLYIRTARMELTSSDAKAHVYLFVNFRGDPLTPRGVRYILNELIKKSAADGSLHPHMLRHSFATHLLNNGADIRTVQELLGHSKISSTQVYTHVTKDQLKKVYNASHPRP, from the coding sequence ATGATTAATCAAAAAAAGGCATTATCATCCTTCATCGAATATTTACAGATTGAAAAAAACAGTTCACAATACACCATTGAAAATTATAAACGTGATATTCACGAATTTTTTCTGTTCCTTAATGAACAGGGCATTGAGGATATCACGTCCGTTGAATATTTGGATGTCCGGTTATATTTAACGAATTTATATGAGAAAAACCTTTCTAAGCGCACTGTAGCAAGAAAAACTTCTTGCTTGCGGAGCCTTTATAGATTTTTACTACGTGAAGGTGATGTGAAGGATAACCCTTTTTCTTTGGCTTCTTTACCTAAAAAGGATCAAAGACTGCCACGTTTTCTTTATGAGAAGGAAATGAATCAGTTGTTTTCTACTTTAAAGAAAGATTCACCGATAGGAATAAGGAACAATGCCTTACTGGAATTATTGTATGCTACAGGAATTCGTGTAAGTGAATGTTGTGAGATTAAACTGCAGGATATCGACCTTTCCTTAGGGACGGTACTGATCCATGGAAAAGGAAAAAAGGATCGCTACGTTCCGGTTGGCAGTTATGCACAGGAAGCGATAGATTTATACATACGTACAGCCAGGATGGAATTGACTTCGTCTGACGCCAAGGCGCATGTTTATTTATTTGTTAATTTTCGTGGAGACCCTCTGACACCTAGGGGAGTTCGCTATATATTGAATGAATTGATAAAAAAGTCAGCCGCAGATGGAAGTCTTCATCCCCATATGCTAAGGCATTCGTTTGCTACACACCTATTGAATAATGGGGCGGACATTCGCACGGTTCAGGAATTGCTTGGTCATTCCAAAATTTCATCAACGCAAGTGTATACGCATGTTACAAAAGACCAATTGAAAAAAGTCTACAATGCATCACATCCGCGGCCTTAA
- the hslV gene encoding HslVU peptidase proteolytic subunit: protein MTTIFAVHHKGECAMSGDGQVTLGNSVVMKHTARKVRKIFNGNVLAGFAGSVADAFTLFEMFEAKLEEYNGNLQRAAVEMAKQWRSDNVLRKLEAMLVVMDKNHLLLVSGTGEVIEPDDGILAIGSGGNYALAAGRALMRFSSDHLSAKEIAQSSLQIAAEICVFTNTNIIVEEL, encoded by the coding sequence ATGACAACGATATTTGCAGTGCATCATAAAGGTGAATGTGCCATGTCCGGTGATGGGCAGGTTACTTTAGGAAATTCAGTAGTGATGAAGCATACGGCGAGGAAAGTAAGGAAAATCTTTAATGGTAATGTCCTGGCAGGTTTTGCAGGTTCCGTTGCAGATGCATTCACCTTATTTGAGATGTTCGAAGCTAAACTTGAAGAGTATAATGGCAATCTTCAGCGCGCTGCCGTCGAAATGGCAAAGCAATGGAGAAGTGACAATGTATTGAGAAAACTGGAAGCCATGCTGGTTGTGATGGATAAGAACCACTTACTGCTCGTTTCTGGCACCGGGGAAGTAATTGAACCGGATGACGGGATTCTCGCCATAGGATCGGGTGGGAATTATGCCCTGGCTGCCGGCAGGGCATTAATGAGGTTTTCCAGTGACCATTTATCGGCAAAGGAAATCGCTCAATCATCTTTACAAATTGCAGCGGAAATTTGTGTATTTACGAATACGAATATAATCGTGGAAGAGTTGTAA
- the hslU gene encoding HslU--HslV peptidase ATPase subunit, producing MSKKANLTPRQIVEKLDQYIVGQREAKRAVAVALRNRYRRSLLSDQLRDEVVPKNILMIGPTGVGKTEIARRMAKLVGAPFVKVEATKFTEVGYVGRDVESMVRDLVETSVRLVKEEKMASVKERAEENANRRLIELLVPSTKKQSNFKNPLEVFFGGNNNQDEQDSEENSEDLSLQEKRKIVAEKLANGELESEMITVEVEEQTASMFDMLQGSGMEQMGMNMQDALGSLMPKKSKKRKLKVSEARTVLTNEEAAKLIDMDEVTSDALYGAEQNGIIFIDEIDKIASKQSGSSSADVSREGVQRDILPIVEGSTVVTKYGSVKTDHVLFIAAGAFHMAKPSDLIPELQGRFPIRVELNKLTVDDFVRILHEPDNALLKQYVALLETEGIEIEFSDDAVRKIAEVAFEVNQNTDNIGARRLHTILERLLEDLSFEAPEITMEKITITPQYVEGKLGSIARNKDLSQFIL from the coding sequence ATGTCAAAAAAAGCTAATTTAACACCGAGGCAAATCGTTGAAAAACTGGATCAGTATATCGTAGGGCAGCGTGAGGCAAAACGGGCAGTGGCAGTGGCTCTTCGGAATCGCTACCGACGTTCCCTTCTTTCGGATCAACTTCGTGATGAAGTCGTTCCGAAGAATATATTAATGATTGGACCGACAGGCGTTGGGAAAACAGAAATAGCTCGGAGAATGGCTAAATTGGTAGGTGCTCCTTTTGTAAAAGTTGAAGCAACGAAATTTACGGAAGTCGGGTATGTCGGCCGGGATGTTGAGTCGATGGTTCGTGATTTGGTGGAGACTTCCGTCCGCCTCGTGAAGGAAGAAAAGATGGCCAGCGTAAAGGAGCGGGCAGAAGAAAATGCAAATCGCCGCTTAATAGAACTTTTAGTGCCATCAACAAAAAAACAGAGTAATTTCAAGAATCCTCTTGAAGTCTTTTTTGGAGGCAATAACAATCAAGACGAACAGGATTCGGAAGAAAATTCCGAAGATTTAAGTTTGCAGGAAAAAAGAAAAATCGTCGCTGAAAAGCTGGCTAATGGTGAGTTAGAAAGTGAAATGATAACGGTCGAAGTGGAAGAACAGACTGCTTCGATGTTTGATATGCTCCAAGGTTCGGGAATGGAACAAATGGGGATGAACATGCAGGACGCTTTAGGAAGCTTGATGCCGAAAAAAAGCAAGAAGCGAAAATTGAAAGTAAGTGAAGCAAGAACCGTTTTAACAAATGAAGAAGCGGCAAAATTGATTGATATGGATGAAGTCACTTCCGATGCATTATACGGGGCTGAGCAAAATGGGATTATTTTCATCGATGAAATAGACAAAATTGCCAGTAAGCAATCAGGAAGTTCATCAGCGGATGTCTCAAGAGAGGGTGTCCAAAGGGATATCCTGCCAATCGTTGAAGGTTCGACAGTAGTGACTAAATATGGTTCAGTTAAAACGGATCATGTCTTATTCATTGCTGCAGGGGCCTTTCACATGGCTAAGCCATCCGATCTTATCCCTGAATTACAAGGTAGATTTCCAATTCGTGTAGAATTGAACAAACTGACTGTAGACGACTTTGTACGGATTCTTCATGAACCGGATAATGCTTTGTTAAAACAATATGTTGCTTTATTAGAAACTGAAGGTATAGAAATTGAATTTTCTGACGATGCTGTTCGTAAGATAGCTGAAGTGGCCTTCGAAGTAAATCAAAATACAGACAATATTGGTGCAAGAAGACTTCATACCATTTTGGAACGGTTGCTTGAAGACTTATCTTTTGAAGCTCCGGAAATAACGATGGAGAAGATTACAATTACGCCCCAATATGTCGAAGGTAAGCTTGGTTCTATCGCCCGGAACAAAGATTTAAGCCAGTTTATCCTTTAA
- the codY gene encoding GTP-sensing pleiotropic transcriptional regulator CodY, which yields MNLLAKTRKINAMLQKAAGKAVNFKEMAESLSEVIEANVFVVSRRGKLLGIAVSQQIENERMYKMLEDKQFPEEYTKNLFNIPETSSNLDIESEYTAFPVENKELFATGLTTIVPIMGGGERLGTLVLARLQEKFHDDDLILAEYGATVVGMEILREKSEEIEEEARSKAVVQMAISSLSYSELEAIEHIFEELKGNEGLLVASKIADRVGITRSVIVNALRKLESAGVIESRSLGMKGTYIKVLNDKFLLELEKLKNN from the coding sequence ATGAACTTATTAGCAAAAACAAGAAAAATCAATGCAATGCTACAAAAAGCAGCAGGTAAAGCAGTTAACTTCAAGGAAATGGCTGAAAGTTTAAGTGAAGTTATCGAAGCGAATGTATTCGTCGTCAGCCGCCGCGGGAAATTACTTGGCATCGCGGTAAGTCAGCAAATTGAAAACGAACGCATGTACAAAATGTTGGAAGATAAACAATTCCCTGAAGAGTACACAAAAAACCTCTTCAATATTCCTGAAACCTCTTCTAATCTTGATATCGAAAGCGAATATACTGCTTTCCCAGTCGAAAACAAAGAGCTTTTCGCAACTGGATTAACAACGATCGTACCGATTATGGGCGGCGGAGAACGTTTAGGAACATTGGTCCTTGCGCGATTACAAGAAAAATTTCATGATGATGATTTAATTTTGGCTGAATATGGTGCGACTGTAGTCGGCATGGAAATCCTGCGTGAAAAATCAGAAGAGATAGAAGAAGAAGCTCGTAGTAAAGCTGTCGTTCAAATGGCAATTTCCTCGTTATCTTACAGCGAATTGGAAGCGATTGAGCACATTTTTGAGGAGCTTAAAGGTAATGAAGGTCTGCTTGTAGCATCCAAAATTGCAGACCGTGTCGGCATCACCCGTTCCGTTATCGTAAATGCCCTACGGAAACTGGAAAGTGCCGGAGTCATTGAATCCCGCTCACTAGGAATGAAAGGTACTTATATCAAAGTATTGAACGATAAATTCCTTCTTGAATTAGAAAAGCTTAAAAATAATTAA
- the flgB gene encoding flagellar basal body rod protein FlgB, whose protein sequence is MELFSNTFQSLENALNYSNVKQKVISQNIANSDTPNYKAKEVDKTQSFKTELESSLDSYRTDERHFPFKSEGSHASQIVTQKNVRYNNNGNSVDVDKEMTELAANQIYYNAVTDRLSGKFQSLQNVIRGGK, encoded by the coding sequence GTGGAGTTATTTTCAAATACTTTTCAATCACTAGAAAATGCCCTTAATTATTCTAATGTAAAACAAAAAGTCATTTCACAGAACATAGCCAATTCGGATACACCTAATTATAAAGCTAAAGAGGTCGACAAAACACAATCCTTTAAGACAGAGCTGGAATCTTCCCTGGATTCATATCGTACCGATGAACGACATTTCCCCTTCAAATCAGAGGGGAGTCATGCTTCTCAAATCGTGACGCAGAAAAATGTCCGATATAACAATAATGGAAATAGCGTGGACGTTGATAAGGAAATGACGGAGCTTGCTGCCAATCAGATTTATTATAATGCAGTAACCGACAGGCTTTCGGGTAAGTTTCAATCATTGCAGAATGTAATTAGAGGAGGTAAGTGA
- the flgC gene encoding flagellar basal body rod protein FlgC, whose amino-acid sequence MGIFQSINITGSSLTSQRLRMDVISANMANADTTRAEYDAESKKWKPYTRKSVVLQSKENGFSSFLNAASQKTSEVGNGVKVTGIVKDKTPFELDYNPDHPDANEDGYVEMPNVDPLREMVDLMSVTRSYEANVTVLNASKGMMMKALEIGK is encoded by the coding sequence ATGGGAATCTTCCAAAGTATAAACATCACCGGATCCAGCCTGACGAGTCAAAGGCTAAGGATGGATGTAATCTCTGCTAATATGGCTAATGCCGATACGACCAGGGCGGAATATGACGCCGAATCTAAAAAATGGAAGCCGTACACAAGAAAATCGGTTGTGCTGCAAAGTAAGGAAAACGGTTTTTCAAGTTTCTTGAACGCAGCATCCCAAAAAACGAGCGAGGTAGGGAATGGTGTGAAGGTGACTGGAATAGTTAAAGATAAAACACCTTTTGAACTGGATTATAATCCAGATCATCCTGATGCCAATGAAGATGGTTATGTTGAAATGCCAAATGTCGACCCGCTTCGGGAAATGGTTGATTTAATGAGTGTCACACGTTCATACGAAGCAAATGTGACAGTTTTAAATGCATCAAAGGGAATGATGATGAAAGCTTTGGAAATTGGAAAATAA
- the fliE gene encoding flagellar hook-basal body complex protein FliE, whose translation MEGISLSAMNNVSNVQKKDQSNTNTPYGAQQNFASVLKESMNKVNEAQVASDDLTTKLVNGEDVELHSVMIASQKASITMQATLEVRNKVVEAYQEMMRMSI comes from the coding sequence ATGGAGGGGATTTCTCTTTCTGCAATGAACAATGTAAGCAATGTGCAGAAAAAAGATCAAAGCAATACTAATACACCATACGGAGCACAGCAAAATTTTGCGTCGGTATTAAAAGAATCAATGAATAAAGTTAACGAAGCACAAGTGGCATCTGATGACCTTACTACCAAATTGGTTAATGGAGAGGATGTTGAGCTTCACTCGGTGATGATAGCTTCACAAAAAGCCAGCATTACCATGCAGGCTACATTAGAGGTTCGGAATAAGGTTGTGGAAGCCTACCAGGAAATGATGAGAATGAGTATATAG
- the fliF gene encoding flagellar basal-body MS-ring/collar protein FliF, which yields MNDVLVNFKNKITAYWTGRSKKQKFMMIGSAALIIIIITAVSILTTRTTLVPLYSNLTPSETGSIKENLDSQGITNEVSENGTTIKVPEERLDSLKVELAAEGIPESGNIDYSFFSQSAGIGMTENEFNVIKLDSMQTELASLIKKIDGVEDASVMITLPDKGVFVSDSTGEASASIVLNTKPGYKFEESQINSLYHLVSKSVPNLPTDNIVIMNQEFEYFDLENENTSFASAFATQNEIKKEIERDIQRQVQNMLGTLMGRDKVVVSVTTDIDFTQENREENLVEPVDEENMAGIEISAQRINESYSGDAAGAGGVPQSEDSSDSLGSKYAEGTNGSGDYEKVDETINSEVNRIKKEIVESPYKVKDLGIQVMVEPPTADDPNSLSQQSVEDITQILGTIIRTTIEKKAEGEELTDEELNNKIAISVQPFNGKMTLQKGETNPSLPIWAYIVGGVLILAIIILLILFLRSRKQAEMEEEYVVEEEEVVFDVPDLNEEKETEASLKRKQLEKLAKEKPDEFAKLLRSWIAED from the coding sequence ATGAATGATGTACTAGTGAATTTTAAAAACAAAATAACTGCTTATTGGACGGGCCGCAGTAAAAAACAGAAATTCATGATGATTGGTTCAGCAGCATTAATAATCATCATCATTACGGCAGTTTCAATTTTAACCACGCGTACGACGCTGGTGCCCTTATATTCCAACTTAACTCCATCAGAAACGGGTAGCATTAAAGAGAATTTAGACAGTCAAGGGATTACAAATGAAGTTTCTGAAAATGGTACGACCATAAAAGTTCCTGAAGAAAGACTTGATTCACTTAAAGTGGAACTGGCAGCTGAAGGAATTCCGGAATCAGGCAATATCGACTATTCCTTTTTTAGTCAAAGTGCTGGTATTGGAATGACTGAAAATGAATTCAATGTCATTAAACTGGACTCGATGCAAACGGAATTGGCCAGTTTAATAAAAAAGATTGATGGAGTAGAAGATGCCAGTGTAATGATCACTCTTCCTGATAAAGGAGTTTTTGTCAGTGATTCAACTGGGGAAGCGTCAGCATCCATCGTATTGAATACGAAGCCAGGTTATAAATTTGAAGAAAGTCAAATCAATTCCCTTTATCATTTGGTTTCAAAAAGTGTTCCGAATCTCCCTACTGATAATATCGTCATAATGAACCAAGAGTTTGAGTACTTCGATCTTGAAAATGAAAATACTTCTTTCGCGTCGGCATTCGCCACACAAAATGAAATAAAAAAGGAAATAGAACGTGATATTCAAAGACAGGTGCAAAATATGCTTGGAACGTTAATGGGGAGAGACAAAGTGGTTGTTTCAGTCACGACAGACATTGATTTCACTCAAGAAAACCGGGAAGAGAATTTAGTTGAACCGGTCGATGAAGAAAATATGGCTGGAATTGAGATTTCTGCGCAAAGGATCAATGAATCGTATAGTGGGGATGCAGCAGGTGCAGGAGGCGTGCCGCAAAGTGAGGATTCCTCAGATTCATTGGGATCCAAATACGCTGAAGGTACAAACGGATCCGGTGATTATGAAAAAGTGGATGAAACGATAAATAGTGAAGTGAACCGAATCAAGAAGGAAATAGTCGAAAGCCCATATAAGGTTAAAGATTTAGGTATCCAGGTCATGGTCGAACCGCCCACCGCTGATGATCCGAATTCTTTATCTCAACAGAGTGTGGAGGATATTACACAAATCCTTGGTACGATAATACGCACGACAATCGAGAAAAAAGCTGAAGGTGAAGAACTGACGGACGAGGAGCTTAATAATAAAATTGCGATTTCCGTTCAGCCGTTTAACGGAAAAATGACGTTGCAAAAAGGCGAAACGAATCCTTCGTTACCAATATGGGCATACATCGTAGGCGGAGTGCTAATACTTGCCATTATCATTCTCTTAATCTTGTTCCTCAGATCCCGAAAGCAAGCTGAAATGGAAGAGGAGTACGTGGTTGAAGAGGAAGAAGTCGTATTCGATGTTCCGGATTTGAATGAAGAGAAGGAAACGGAAGCATCTTTAAAAAGAAAACAACTGGAAAAACTTGCGAAAGAAAAGCCGGATGAATTTGCAAAATTATTAAGAAGCTGGATAGCGGAAGACTAG
- the fliG gene encoding flagellar motor switch protein FliG, whose amino-acid sequence MTDRKKKAGLTGKQKAAILLISLGPDVSASVYKHLSEEEIERLTLEISGVRKVDSHDKEAILEEFHNIALAQDYISQGGIGYAKQVLEKALGTDQATAIINRLTSSLQVRPFDFARKADPGQILNFIQNEHPQTIALILSYLDPTQAGQILSELPQEVQADIARRIALMDSTSPEIINEVEQILERKLSATVTQDYTQTGGVEAVVDVLNGVDRSTERTILDALEIQDPELAEEIKKRMFVFEDIVTLDGRAIQRVVRESDNEDLKLSLKVASDEVKEIVFRNMSKRMVETFQEEMEYMGPVRLRDVEEAQSRIVAVIRRLEETGDIVIARGGGDDIIV is encoded by the coding sequence GTGACAGATAGAAAAAAAAAGGCCGGATTGACTGGCAAACAGAAAGCTGCCATCCTCCTTATTTCTTTAGGCCCGGATGTTTCTGCATCCGTATATAAGCATCTTTCTGAAGAGGAAATTGAGAGATTGACCCTTGAAATTTCGGGAGTGAGAAAAGTGGACTCCCATGATAAAGAAGCAATTCTGGAAGAATTCCATAATATTGCTTTAGCACAGGATTACATCTCGCAGGGCGGGATAGGTTATGCAAAGCAGGTACTTGAAAAGGCATTAGGTACTGATCAGGCAACCGCCATCATTAACCGTTTAACATCATCCTTGCAGGTTCGGCCATTCGACTTTGCACGAAAGGCAGACCCTGGACAAATCCTGAACTTCATCCAGAACGAGCATCCGCAGACCATTGCATTGATCTTGTCATATCTTGATCCCACACAGGCTGGACAAATATTGTCTGAACTTCCGCAAGAGGTGCAGGCGGATATTGCAAGAAGGATTGCTTTAATGGATAGCACTTCTCCGGAAATCATCAATGAAGTGGAGCAAATACTCGAAAGAAAACTTTCTGCGACTGTAACCCAAGATTATACACAGACAGGTGGAGTGGAAGCTGTTGTAGATGTGTTGAATGGTGTTGACCGCTCAACGGAAAGAACGATTTTGGATGCACTTGAAATTCAAGATCCGGAGCTTGCAGAGGAAATCAAGAAACGAATGTTTGTTTTTGAAGATATCGTGACCCTTGATGGCAGAGCGATTCAGCGAGTAGTCAGGGAATCTGATAACGAAGATCTTAAACTTTCTCTTAAAGTGGCTAGTGATGAAGTGAAGGAAATCGTTTTCCGAAACATGTCAAAACGTATGGTTGAAACCTTCCAGGAAGAAATGGAATATATGGGGCCGGTTCGATTGCGTGATGTAGAAGAAGCACAATCAAGAATTGTTGCCGTCATTAGACGTCTGGAGGAAACTGGGGATATCGTGATTGCCCGCGGCGGAGGGGATGATATCATTGTCTAG
- the fliH gene encoding flagellar assembly protein FliH, with translation MISLSRIIKSQQANQEKSKKIVIKVRPFDFLQNDDADERKKLHYIQSDELLNDAKQEAETILREAKQKAQAIAAEIQQDREQWENQEKSMFIEQAQKEGYQQGVENGIQKGYNEIAAEIAFAKEVVESSKKDYRHNIESSETVILNLALKVAEKIIGQQLEKDEESFLSIVKRAIKEVRDYREVQLHIHPIQYQSILSHKDELMAIFPKDTELYIFPDDELEIGSCIIESENGRMDASVDSQLQEIKVKLTELLEGE, from the coding sequence ATGATATCATTGTCTAGGATTATCAAATCCCAGCAGGCTAACCAGGAGAAAAGCAAGAAGATCGTAATAAAAGTTCGCCCTTTCGACTTTCTTCAAAATGATGATGCAGATGAGCGGAAAAAACTTCATTATATTCAATCTGATGAATTGCTCAATGATGCTAAACAGGAAGCGGAAACGATATTGCGCGAAGCTAAACAAAAAGCCCAAGCAATTGCTGCTGAAATCCAGCAAGACCGAGAACAATGGGAGAATCAAGAAAAATCAATGTTTATTGAACAAGCTCAAAAAGAAGGGTATCAGCAGGGAGTCGAAAATGGGATCCAAAAGGGTTATAACGAGATTGCAGCGGAAATAGCCTTCGCAAAAGAAGTGGTGGAGTCCTCTAAAAAAGATTATCGGCACAATATCGAGTCATCTGAAACCGTTATTTTGAATCTTGCCCTGAAGGTGGCAGAGAAAATTATCGGGCAACAGCTTGAAAAAGATGAAGAGTCTTTTTTATCCATCGTCAAAAGAGCCATCAAAGAGGTGAGGGATTACCGTGAAGTGCAATTGCATATCCATCCGATCCAATATCAATCGATTCTTTCTCACAAAGATGAGTTGATGGCAATCTTTCCGAAAGATACTGAGTTGTATATCTTTCCGGATGATGAGCTTGAAATAGGCAGCTGTATCATCGAATCCGAAAACGGAAGGATGGACGCGAGTGTCGACAGCCAGCTGCAGGAAATAAAAGTGAAACTAACTGAATTGCTGGAAGGGGAGTAA
- the fliI gene encoding flagellar protein export ATPase FliI, with the protein MKTRDLLTLVDEVDPFKHYGRVKRVVGLMIESQGPESSVGDVCYIYTGIQKKKNRILAEVVGFRDEMVILMPFTAVSDIAPGCIVEGRGRSLEIKVGSGLIGKVVDPLGHPIDDSMLPKGLATISVDQDPPNPMKRPPINEPIDVGVRVIDSLLTVGKGQRVGIFAGSGVGKSTLLGMVARNTTADLNVIGLIGERGREVREFIEKDLGPEGLSRSIVVVATSDQPALMRIKGALTATAIAEYFRDKGLNVMLMMDSVTRVAMAQREIGLAIGEPPTTKGYTPSVFAILPRLLERTGTNQLGTITAFYTVLVDGDDMNEPIADAVRGILDGHFILDRNLANKGQFPALNVLKSISRVMNNIVGDKHKNAAEKLRASLSTYMESEDLINIGAYKKGSSKQIDNSITRYPEIISFLKQGTHEKASKDNSINALVELMEKGD; encoded by the coding sequence ATGAAAACTAGAGACCTATTGACCTTAGTTGATGAAGTTGATCCATTCAAACACTATGGACGGGTCAAACGTGTCGTGGGGTTAATGATAGAATCTCAAGGCCCTGAAAGCTCTGTTGGTGATGTTTGTTATATCTATACGGGTATACAAAAAAAGAAAAATCGAATCTTAGCTGAAGTTGTCGGTTTCCGTGATGAAATGGTTATTTTAATGCCATTTACAGCAGTTAGTGATATTGCACCGGGTTGTATCGTGGAAGGGAGAGGAAGGAGCCTTGAGATAAAGGTGGGAAGCGGGCTAATTGGCAAAGTAGTCGATCCATTGGGACATCCCATTGATGACTCAATGCTTCCAAAAGGTCTCGCGACAATTTCTGTGGATCAAGATCCGCCGAATCCGATGAAACGCCCCCCCATTAATGAACCGATAGATGTAGGAGTTCGGGTGATTGATAGTTTATTAACAGTTGGAAAAGGACAGCGTGTTGGTATCTTTGCAGGGAGCGGCGTCGGGAAAAGCACGTTGCTTGGTATGGTGGCAAGGAATACGACGGCTGACTTAAACGTAATCGGTCTTATTGGTGAACGTGGCCGTGAAGTTCGAGAATTCATTGAGAAAGATCTTGGACCAGAAGGGCTGTCACGATCAATCGTTGTAGTGGCCACATCTGACCAGCCAGCGTTGATGAGGATAAAGGGGGCTTTGACGGCAACTGCCATTGCGGAATATTTTCGTGATAAGGGATTGAATGTGATGCTGATGATGGATTCGGTCACGAGGGTTGCGATGGCCCAGAGGGAAATTGGGCTTGCTATCGGGGAACCGCCGACGACCAAAGGATATACGCCATCCGTTTTTGCCATCCTTCCAAGGTTACTCGAAAGAACGGGAACAAATCAGTTGGGGACCATAACGGCTTTTTATACGGTACTAGTCGACGGTGATGATATGAATGAACCGATTGCTGATGCAGTCAGGGGGATTTTGGATGGTCACTTCATACTAGACCGTAACTTGGCCAATAAAGGACAGTTTCCAGCGCTCAATGTATTAAAGAGCATTAGTCGTGTCATGAACAATATTGTTGGTGACAAGCATAAAAACGCCGCAGAAAAATTGCGGGCAAGTTTATCAACCTATATGGAGTCGGAAGATTTGATTAATATAGGAGCTTATAAGAAGGGTTCTTCTAAACAAATTGATAACTCGATTACACGCTATCCGGAAATCATTTCATTTTTGAAACAAGGAACCCATGAAAAAGCTTCCAAAGATAATAGTATCAACGCCCTTGTCGAATTGATGGAGAAAGGTGATTAA
- the fliJ gene encoding flagellar export protein FliJ, protein MIYQYKFEKILTIKEKEKTDALAKYNAALKKFEEVAEKLYKLLKKKEELLEFQQEKLRNGLSVQEIRHHQLFMDNLEKLLGHCQQEVIEARYKMNNQRDILMERNIEVKKYEKMKENGSLKFLDVIKEAENKQMDEISIRQFLSKGVR, encoded by the coding sequence ATGATTTATCAATATAAATTCGAGAAGATCCTGACCATCAAAGAAAAAGAAAAGACCGATGCACTAGCTAAATATAATGCTGCTTTAAAAAAATTTGAAGAAGTGGCAGAAAAGTTATATAAGCTTTTAAAGAAAAAAGAAGAGTTGCTAGAGTTTCAACAGGAAAAGCTGCGAAATGGATTATCCGTTCAGGAAATTCGCCATCATCAGTTATTTATGGACAACTTGGAAAAACTCTTAGGCCACTGTCAACAGGAAGTCATTGAAGCGCGATACAAGATGAATAATCAACGGGATATATTAATGGAAAGAAATATCGAGGTTAAAAAGTACGAAAAAATGAAAGAAAATGGTTCTCTTAAATTCCTCGATGTCATTAAAGAAGCTGAGAACAAACAAATGGATGAAATATCTATCCGGCAATTCTTAAGCAAAGGCGTAAGGTGA